From the genome of Candidatus Zixiibacteriota bacterium:
ATAGATCGATTTTTATAAAGATGATGGCTTAAAAGATTTATTAATTTTGCTAAATTACCGATAGAAAGCAAGATGCTGAATTATGCTTGCAGATCGTCAAATTTTTATAATAGGTCTGATTTTTGTTGATTTTTGATAGTACGGTTATTAGATTTGGGGGCAAATTATTGCCGGTATGGAGGGTTTTTTAATATTTAGCTGGATTAGACTTTAACTCTAATTTGTAAATAAAAAGTAACTTTAACCTTTCAGGGAGGAAGGGTAGGCATCATTTTCCGCTTTTTCATCCCTGTATATCCCAGAAACGGGAGGTGGCACATTGCATAAGAAAATTATTGTATTCACGGCTGTCCTGGCCTTTGTCTTCATGTCTGGTCAGGCCTTCTGTGCCGAGACCACTGGTACGGTGGGTATGGGCGTCCGTGGGGGCGGCTATTTTCTCGGAGGCGAGTGGAATGCTGGTTTGTTAGGTGGGGCTGAAATCAATTTCGGCATCCACAAAAACTTCTCAATCGGTCTTTTGGGCACTTACGGTGGACGTACCAAAGGTGCCGGGCTCGATTTGACTGGTAATAAGCCTCAGCTGATCTCTTCTGACGATGATTTGCGCATATCTACTTATATCGCTGAGCTGGTCGGTAATGTCTATTTTTCACCTGAAAGCGAATGGCGTCCGTATCTGTCCGCGGGTGTCGGAATGGTTTCCTGGCATGTCACCGATGAAGACGGCAACCAGGCAACAGTGCCGGATATCAACGGCGATATGTTCGATTTTGAAGATCAGCAGATGACCCTCATGATCGGCGCTGGTGTGGAATATTTCCTGATCGACCAGTTCTCGATCGGTGCCGAAGCCCGCTATCACCTGTATACCGATGTTTTCAGCCAGTTTGAAGATGACAGGGATGTCGGCGGTTCTGATGGCCTCGACAATCCGTCCGGATTGTTCGAAATCGGTTTGACCATGACCGCCTATTTCTCATCCTGCGAGGATGATGACCGGGACGGTGTCTGCAATGAAGATGATCGTTGCCCGGAAACACCCAAAGACTGTATAGTTGATAAGGAAACCGGTTGCATGATCGACGATGACGGTGACGGTGTCTGCAATGGTGTGGACCAGTGCCCGGATACTCCTACCGGATGCACTGTCGATGCTCTCGGTTGCACGATGGACAGCGATAACGACGGTGTCTGCGACGGCGTCGACCGCTGTGAGAACACACCGACCGATTGTAAGGTCGATGCTTATGGTTGTCCGCTGGACGGCGATGACGATACTGTCTGGGATTGCCGTGATAACTGCCCCAACACTCCGCGCGGATGTCGTGTCGATAAAGACGGTTGCCGTCTCGATTCAGACAACGACGGTGTCTGTGACGGCGTCGATGAATGTCCTGGCACTCCGGCCGGACTGGAAGTCGACAACGTCGGTTGCCCGGTTGCCTACCAGATCCAGAAAGAGCTGATCCTGGTCGGTGTTACTTTCCCGGTCAACTCCGCCAACCTGACCGATGCTGCCAAGAAGGAACTCGATAAGGTGGTCGAGTCTCTCAAAGCTCTTCCGCATGTCAAAGTCGAGGTCCAGGGCCATACCGATATTTCCGGTTCGCGCGACTGGAACATGGAACTTTCGCAGATGCGCGCGGAATCGGTTATGAACTATTTCGTCGAGCAGGGCATCTCCCAGGATCGCCTGACCGCCAAGGGTTACGGTCCGACTCAGCCGAAGTACGACAACAAGACCGCCGAAGGTCGTCGTAAAAACCGCCGGGTCGAGCTCGTTCGTCTCAACTAATCACGAGATCACACATTTCTGATAGAAAAGGCCGTGGTATTTATTCCACGGCCTTTTTTATATATTTGTTAGCTTGCCGATTGATATTGACAGGTCTGCTTTAAAGAGTATTTTTGGGCGTCATGAATATGAAGTTGATTCGAAATTTCTCGATTATCGCGCATATCGACCACGGTAAGTCGACTTTGGCTGACAGGCTTCTGGAATTGACTGATGTGATTCCTCCGGGTACTGATGTCAAGCAGGTTCTGGACTCGATGGGTCTGGAGCAGGAACGGGGTATTACCATTAAGCTCCACGCTGTCCGGATGGAGTACGCTTCTCCCGACGGCAACAACTATATTCTGAACCTGATCGATACTCCCGGCCATGTCGATTTCACCTATGAGGTTTCCCGTTCGCTGGCTGCCTGCGAGGGTGTACTGCTGGTTGTCGATGCTTCCCAGGGGATCGAGGCTCAGACAATCTCGAACCTTTATCTGGCTCTCGAACATGACCTGACGATCATACCGGTAATCAATAAAATCGATCTGCCGGCTGCCGATGTCAATGGCGTCGAAAAGCAGATTGTCGATCTATTGGGCGTGTCGCCGGATGAGATCTTCAAGGTATCCGCTAAACTGGGGAGTGGTGTGGAGGAACTTCTCGAGGCGATTGTAAGCCAGGTTCCACCACCTCAGGGTGACCCGGAAAAACCCTGCCGGGCGATGATCTTTGATTCCATCTTCGAATCCTACCGGGGTGCGATCCCTTATATCCGCGTGGTCGACGGTGAACTCAAGAAAGGCGACCTGATCCGGCTTTACACCCCTGACCGTGAATTCGAGGTGCAGGAAGTCGGCTACCTGCGGCTTAAACAGGTACCCGCCAGGAAGCTGAGCGCCGGCGAGGTCGGCTATCTGGTGGCCTCGATCAAGGACATCTCTCATACTAAAGTTGGCGATACGATTTTCACCGGTGAGAAGAAAAACGTGAAGCGCCTGCCCGGTTTTCGCGATATCAAGCCGATGGTGTTCGCCGGGATTTATCCCGCCACTGCTGAAAACTACGAGGAATTGCGGAATGCCTTGGACAGGCTCAAGCTCAACGATTCCTCGCTGATTTACCTGCCCGAAACATCGGCCGCCCTCGGATTCGGTTTCAGGTGCGGTTTTCTGGGTCTTTTACATATGGAGATAGTGCGCGAAAGGCTGACCCGGGAGTATGACCTCAATATCGTCAACACTGTACCCAATGTCGAATACCGGGTAACCATGAATGAAGGTGAGCAGATCACAATCGAAAATCCCTCTAATTTGCCACCTGCACAGGATGTCGACTTCATCGAAGAACCCTATGTGGATGCCAAGATCATCACACCTTCTGATTCGATCGGCAATGTCATGAAACTGGCCACCGAACGGCGGGGAATTTATGAGAACACTGAATATCTCGATCCGCAACGAGCCACCCTGTCATACAAGTTGCCTCTGGCTGAGATTATCTTCGATTTCTTCGACAAACTGAAATCGACTACGCGTGGTTATGCTTCACTCGATTATGAATATTTAGGGTATTTCAAATCCGACCTGGTCAAGCTGGATATTCTTATAAACACTCAGCCAGTTGATGCCTTTTCATATATCCTGCATCGCGAAAAAGCTTATTACTGGGGCCGAAAACTCTGCTCAAAGCTTCGTGAACTGATTCCGCGCCAGATGTTTGAGGTGATTATTCAGGCCGCTCTCGGGAATCGCCCGATCGCCCGGGAGACAGTCCGCCCGCTCCGCAAAAACGTTACCGCCAAATGCTATGGTGGAGATGTTACCCGTAAAAGAAAGCTTCTGGAGAAACAAAAAGAGGGTAAAAAGCGGATGAAACAGGTCGGGAGCGTGGAAATCCCCCAGGAAGCCTTCCTGGCGGTGCTTCAAATCGAAAAAGACTGATTGCTGTTCTAATTTTTATCATAATATTTCCGATAAAAACTATAACTATGCAGAACACGCAGTCTGTTTCTCAAGTTGAAACTATAGGCAAGTCCCGCACGCAAAAAAAACGCGCCCGGGCCCGCACCAGGGAACTGATCGAAGCGATTCTGATCGCACTTGTGATAGCGGCTATTTTACGTATTTTTGTGATCCAGGCCTACCGGGTAGATTCGGATTCGATGGCCGGTACTCTGGTCGAGGGCGATTTTATATTCGTTAACAAATTCATTTACTACTTCCAGGATCCAGCCGCGGGTGATATAGTTATCTTCGAATATCCTCTTAATCCCAGCAAGGACTTCATAAAACGCATAATTGCTGTCGAGGGTCAGACAGTCGAGATCGTCGGCAAGCAGCTGTACATCGACGGGCTCGCGCAAAGTCTGCCTGAAGACGCGAAATTTATCGATGACAATGTTCTGCCCCCGGACTATTCTCCGCGAGACTTTTTCGGTCCCAAGGAGGTGCCGGTCGGCCATGTTTTCGTGCTGGGGGATAACCGCGATAACTCACAGGACTCGCGCAACTGGGGATTTCTGGATATCTCTAAAATAAAGGGCAAGGCGATGTTTACATATTTCTCGTGGAAACCTGATCCGAATGCGCCTAAATGGGGACCGCCGTACATCGATAAGCTCGTAACCATCCCATTTTACAACCTGGCTCATTTTCCATGGCGGGTTAACTGGGGCCGGCTGTTTAAAACCTTTTAAAAGCCAGCAACTATTCAGTTACTTATCTATACGATCGTAGCGGGGAGAATAATCTCTAACAGCGGGTTTGGGACGTGGAAACCTGCGTACGCTCAAGGTCAAAAACAATCCGAAAAGAAAGATATTCAGGTGAACTGCCAGGCTCGAAAATTTTAGCAATGTCGTGTGGATCCCGATCGCGGGTGAGATAAACATGAGAAGTAACAGCCAGCGCTCCACCCGCACACTTCTGGGCCAGTGGAAAATCTCGCCGATCAAAAAACCAAGGCCGAATCCAAGCAGTCCTGACAATACGATGTTATAGACCTTGTAGGCTAACAACCATCCGAATACAACCAGGAAAAAACTCATTATCTCTCTCTCCGCTCAAGTCTACGAAACTTCATGCGGCAAGGTTTCATAAAAACTAAGGTTGATCGGTCAGATATCAGAAGCTGTATTCAATTGCGCTGGACAAGAGATAGAGAGCTGAGTTGTCCTGTTTGTTCTCATGGCGCTGCCAGTCGACCGCTCCCAAAAGATACAGATTTAGCCTGTCGAACAGGTTTAAATCAAACAGCAGGTTGAGCTGGTATAAAACGTGGTCCGAAAAAAAATCAACATCATCCTGCGAATAGTCCCGTCGGCCGAATTCGAACGAAAAATCCACCCACAGGTTTCCACTCATCGCCATATATGAGAATCCGGGTTCGAGGCTGTATTCGACATAATCCTGGCCGAAGAACTCATCCTCGACCGCGCTCAGGTTGCGGTAATGCGGGGTGAGTGAGAACTCCAATTCATTAGTGAGCGCAAATTCGGCTTCTAATTCACTGCGCAGGTAGATTTGGTCGTAATAGACGATATCCTGGCTGTCGTAGGTTATATATTCGAATTGATTATAGAACCGCAGGCTGATCAATGCGGATGGTTGGTAATCCAGAACAATCTGCAAATCCTCGAGTTTCTCATCGTCGAGACTGCCCTCTTTTTTGGAATTCTTGCTGGAATAACGGTTGTCGAGTTCCATGCGCAAATTGTAGGAAGGGGAATATTCGGCGTAGAGCATGAGGATATGACGATCGTATTCGAGGCGCGTAGAGTCAGTCACTTTCTTGAGATCGTTTCTGTACCCGAAACTGATCCGTCCATCCAGGCCGAATTCCTTTTCGAATGTAAAATCGAGTTTGTTATAGCTGAAGTCGTAGTAGTACCCGCCCGGATTGTCATAGCGAGTGAACTCATATGAGTTTTTCACTCCCAGGTAGAAGCCCGATCCCAGGTGGGGACGGAGGCGGGCCGAAGTCTGGTTGGTGATATAGTCCTGGCTGAATGATTCATCGTTATCAATTTCAGCGCTATTGTTTTGCTTGAAACTGAAGTAGTTCTCCAGCCGAAAAGAGCCGTAATGGATTCCAAAATCGAGATAGTTGCGCAAAGCCTGATCGGAGTAGGTGGTGCGATTGTAGACATCGAGTTTGAATTGATCGGAAAACCGGTGTTCATATCTCACCCGTCCGATCAAAAGCATCTCATTTACTGCTTCGCTGGTCCGTTTGAGCTGTTCTACAGAATCAGGTGTGATCGAAAGTGTGTCGGCGGTCAGCAGGTAATAATCGCTGGATATGTAATCATAGCCGAATCCACCTGAAATCTGGAATTCGGATTTTGCAGGGTTGTTTTCCGCAAAAACAAGAACCAGCATTGTGGCAACGAGCGCATATAATTTCATACAAGATCCGTTATGCTAATCAATAATCAGGGTTTCAGGATCTGTGCGGCCTCGGTCAGGAACTTGTCGCATCGCCTCATGTGATAAACGGCTCTTTCCGTTTTGTTTTCCTGGTAGAGCTGGCGGGCCCTGAGGTACTCGTCATAAGCTTGCTTCAGAAGTTTTTCGGCAAACTGGTTGGGGAATTCAGATTGAATTTCACTGAGCTCATAATAACGCTTTTCCAGGTCGTCGACTACCCGATCAAAGTTCTCCTTCCGCATAGAGCGCTCGTAGTTTTTCAGGGCATTGGCGATAATCTCGCGGGCCGTCAAGGTCTGCCTGAGAGCCAGCTTGTAATTTCCGCGTTTGAACAGTATTTTGGCTTCTTCCTGGGCTTTGAGTGCCCGCTGGATAACCGGAGGAATCTCTTCCAGGTCGCTTTCAGACATGGCGGAGCGGGCTTTTTCGAGGTACTGATCGGTTTTTTCCAGTTCGCGGGCGATCCTGTTTTTCTCCCGCACCTGTTCGAGGCTCAGGCTGGCTAAATCACGGGCGCGCATGGTCGCGGTCAATGCCATCTTTTGTCGATTGCGCGTGAACATCTCGCGGGCTTTCGTCTGGGTCGTGTAAGCGTTCTCCAAAAGAGATTGCGACGGTGAGGCGGACGATGACACTTCGAGCTGGCTGTGTGCTGTCGCCAAGATCTCGTCGGTTTTCTCCAGTTCCCTTTTAACCATCTCGCGATTTTCACTGTTCTGGCGTACAAATCCGACCGATTTTGTTGCCAGGTCACGGGCCTGTTTCGTAAGACGGTGGGCATTGCGGTAACGTCGCTGGCGGTAGGTGTCCCATGCACGTTTCTGCAGGTTAAATGCTTTCTCGAGGTACTGACGTCCCTGAAGCGATCCGGATTCTTCCACGGTTTGACGGGCGCGGTCGAGCAGTCGATCGGTTTTCTCCAGCTCCCGTTCAATGTTGGAGGGGGACACCTGGGCCATCAGAGGCGCACAAAAACAGAGCAGAATCAACACTCCGGTGAGTAAACCATAATTCGTTTTCAGACTTGTATTAATAGTGGGCCGATACACTTACACCTCCGATAATTAGCTTTACCCAAACATTGCTTCAAGATCGATGCCGAAAGACTTAAGCATTAACACCTGAATATCTTAGTCTATAAACAACAACCACTTAGGTCATAATAGTAATTTTTCAAACCGGCCGCACATCTCTCATACATGTGATA
Proteins encoded in this window:
- the lepB gene encoding signal peptidase I → MQNTQSVSQVETIGKSRTQKKRARARTRELIEAILIALVIAAILRIFVIQAYRVDSDSMAGTLVEGDFIFVNKFIYYFQDPAAGDIVIFEYPLNPSKDFIKRIIAVEGQTVEIVGKQLYIDGLAQSLPEDAKFIDDNVLPPDYSPRDFFGPKEVPVGHVFVLGDNRDNSQDSRNWGFLDISKIKGKAMFTYFSWKPDPNAPKWGPPYIDKLVTIPFYNLAHFPWRVNWGRLFKTF
- a CDS encoding OmpA family protein produces the protein MHKKIIVFTAVLAFVFMSGQAFCAETTGTVGMGVRGGGYFLGGEWNAGLLGGAEINFGIHKNFSIGLLGTYGGRTKGAGLDLTGNKPQLISSDDDLRISTYIAELVGNVYFSPESEWRPYLSAGVGMVSWHVTDEDGNQATVPDINGDMFDFEDQQMTLMIGAGVEYFLIDQFSIGAEARYHLYTDVFSQFEDDRDVGGSDGLDNPSGLFEIGLTMTAYFSSCEDDDRDGVCNEDDRCPETPKDCIVDKETGCMIDDDGDGVCNGVDQCPDTPTGCTVDALGCTMDSDNDGVCDGVDRCENTPTDCKVDAYGCPLDGDDDTVWDCRDNCPNTPRGCRVDKDGCRLDSDNDGVCDGVDECPGTPAGLEVDNVGCPVAYQIQKELILVGVTFPVNSANLTDAAKKELDKVVESLKALPHVKVEVQGHTDISGSRDWNMELSQMRAESVMNYFVEQGISQDRLTAKGYGPTQPKYDNKTAEGRRKNRRVELVRLN
- the lepA gene encoding elongation factor 4 translates to MNMKLIRNFSIIAHIDHGKSTLADRLLELTDVIPPGTDVKQVLDSMGLEQERGITIKLHAVRMEYASPDGNNYILNLIDTPGHVDFTYEVSRSLAACEGVLLVVDASQGIEAQTISNLYLALEHDLTIIPVINKIDLPAADVNGVEKQIVDLLGVSPDEIFKVSAKLGSGVEELLEAIVSQVPPPQGDPEKPCRAMIFDSIFESYRGAIPYIRVVDGELKKGDLIRLYTPDREFEVQEVGYLRLKQVPARKLSAGEVGYLVASIKDISHTKVGDTIFTGEKKNVKRLPGFRDIKPMVFAGIYPATAENYEELRNALDRLKLNDSSLIYLPETSAALGFGFRCGFLGLLHMEIVRERLTREYDLNIVNTVPNVEYRVTMNEGEQITIENPSNLPPAQDVDFIEEPYVDAKIITPSDSIGNVMKLATERRGIYENTEYLDPQRATLSYKLPLAEIIFDFFDKLKSTTRGYASLDYEYLGYFKSDLVKLDILINTQPVDAFSYILHREKAYYWGRKLCSKLRELIPRQMFEVIIQAALGNRPIARETVRPLRKNVTAKCYGGDVTRKRKLLEKQKEGKKRMKQVGSVEIPQEAFLAVLQIEKD